Proteins from one Phyllobacterium zundukense genomic window:
- a CDS encoding sigma-70 family RNA polymerase sigma factor, translated as MTPEGISELISRVSLRDRAAFDVLYAATSAKLFGVCLRVLGNRTEAEDALQDIYVKIWNKAGRFAVADTSPISWLVAIARNHSIDVLRSRKPAAVELDQAADVFESSPNPEQAAVASGEAQRIYDCLGQLEADRAAAVRGAYLNGDSYEVLASRYNVPLNTMRTWLRRSLIKLKECLEG; from the coding sequence ATGACGCCTGAAGGCATATCGGAGCTGATCTCGCGAGTTTCGCTACGGGACCGCGCGGCTTTTGATGTGCTGTATGCCGCCACAAGCGCGAAACTTTTTGGTGTATGCCTGCGTGTCTTGGGTAATCGAACGGAAGCAGAAGACGCGCTACAGGACATCTACGTCAAGATTTGGAACAAAGCGGGGCGATTCGCGGTCGCTGACACGAGTCCTATTTCATGGCTGGTGGCGATCGCCCGCAATCACTCCATTGACGTATTACGGTCCCGCAAGCCTGCAGCAGTCGAATTGGATCAGGCTGCAGACGTTTTTGAGTCGTCACCCAATCCCGAACAGGCCGCTGTCGCCAGTGGGGAAGCGCAACGGATCTATGATTGCCTCGGCCAGCTGGAGGCAGACAGAGCAGCGGCCGTCCGTGGCGCCTACCTGAATGGCGACAGTTACGAGGTACTGGCCAGCCGCTATAATGTGCCGTTGAATACAATGAGAACCTGGCTGCGCCGCAGCCTGATAAAACTGAAGGAATGCCTGGAGGGATGA
- a CDS encoding anti-sigma factor domain-containing protein, producing the protein MSPTEPDDKMIPEGDDFIAAEYVLGVLPEQERREVARRIETDKPFAELVARWQKQLDPLNDEYDAAQAPQQLKSRIDQRLFAIEVAASSSFWNNIAFWRGLAFAALAFAVIGIGRDLIERPARTSEQLVASMETQGSPVHTLAVFDDRTKKLKVTVVSGDMPKDRSLELWLIAGNEAPVSLGLMVSPQVTEFNLPSSLLAKLRDGTTLALTVEPVGGAPGGAPTGPIVAAGIVRKI; encoded by the coding sequence ATGAGCCCGACTGAACCCGATGACAAGATGATACCGGAGGGCGATGATTTCATCGCCGCCGAATATGTGTTGGGTGTGCTCCCCGAGCAGGAACGTCGGGAAGTTGCGCGGCGTATCGAAACGGACAAGCCGTTTGCGGAACTGGTTGCACGCTGGCAAAAGCAATTAGATCCTCTCAACGATGAGTATGACGCGGCGCAAGCTCCGCAACAGCTGAAGAGTCGGATCGACCAACGCTTGTTCGCAATCGAAGTGGCCGCTAGTTCGTCATTCTGGAACAATATTGCCTTTTGGCGCGGACTGGCCTTCGCCGCACTTGCTTTTGCTGTCATCGGGATTGGTCGTGATTTGATCGAGCGACCTGCCCGGACAAGCGAGCAACTGGTCGCATCGATGGAAACACAAGGCAGCCCCGTCCACACGCTGGCGGTTTTCGACGACCGGACCAAGAAACTGAAAGTAACTGTCGTCAGCGGCGACATGCCAAAAGACCGCTCGCTTGAACTTTGGCTGATTGCCGGCAATGAAGCGCCGGTATCGCTCGGCCTGATGGTTTCGCCGCAAGTGACAGAGTTCAACCTGCCGTCGTCATTACTCGCCAAATTGCGCGACGGCACGACACTGGCGCTGACTGTAGAGCCCGTTGGAGGTGCACCAGGCGGCGCGCCTACCGGCCCCATTGTCGCTGCGGGCATCGTGCGGAAAATCTAG
- a CDS encoding fasciclin domain-containing protein: protein MLKKSLGLIALSTMLVAGIAYAKNPTVGGAAMYENKNIIENAVNSKDHTTLVAAVKAAGLVETLQGKGPFTVFAPTNEAFAALPKGTVDTLLKPENKEKLAKILTCHVVAANASSKTLMKMIDDDEGAHPVKTVGGCVWTAKYKGKTLTLTDENGTVATVTIANVKQSNGVIHVIDKVLLPKM, encoded by the coding sequence ATGTTGAAGAAATCACTGGGCCTGATCGCACTCTCGACCATGCTGGTTGCCGGAATTGCCTACGCCAAGAACCCGACAGTCGGCGGTGCGGCCATGTACGAGAACAAGAACATCATTGAAAATGCCGTGAACTCCAAGGATCACACGACGCTCGTGGCTGCAGTCAAAGCGGCCGGCCTTGTCGAAACGCTTCAGGGTAAGGGGCCTTTTACGGTATTCGCCCCTACAAATGAGGCATTTGCCGCGCTTCCGAAAGGCACTGTCGATACGCTGCTCAAGCCCGAAAACAAGGAAAAGTTGGCGAAGATCCTGACCTGTCACGTCGTTGCTGCCAACGCTTCATCCAAGACCCTCATGAAGATGATCGATGATGACGAAGGCGCTCATCCGGTAAAGACGGTCGGTGGGTGCGTATGGACCGCCAAATACAAGGGCAAGACGCTTACTCTGACCGATGAAAACGGCACGGTGGCTACAGTCACCATCGCCAATGTCAAGCAATCGAACGGCGTCATCCATGTGATTGACAAGGTTCTTCTGCCAAAAATGTAG
- the yihA gene encoding ribosome biogenesis GTP-binding protein YihA/YsxC: protein MLFAQGWVFIRGVPAMKFLPPEGPLEIAFAGRSNVGKSSLINAIIGQKGLARTSNTPGRTQELNYFVPDGHSGEGGDLPPLAVVDMPGYGFAEAPKEQVDAWTRLVFDYLRGRTTLKRVYLLIDARHGVKKNDAEVLDLLDRAAVSYQIVLTKIDKIKPAGVPRLIEETAQAIRKRAAAYPEILATSSEKGAGLDELRAAIAQLLEEQRK from the coding sequence ATGCTCTTTGCACAGGGCTGGGTTTTCATTCGCGGTGTTCCTGCGATGAAGTTTCTGCCGCCGGAGGGCCCGCTCGAAATTGCGTTCGCCGGACGCTCCAACGTCGGCAAATCATCACTGATCAATGCGATCATCGGCCAGAAGGGTTTGGCGCGAACGTCGAATACGCCTGGACGGACGCAGGAACTCAACTATTTCGTTCCGGATGGCCATTCAGGCGAAGGCGGCGACCTTCCGCCACTCGCCGTCGTCGATATGCCAGGCTATGGCTTCGCTGAAGCGCCCAAAGAACAAGTCGATGCCTGGACACGGCTGGTCTTCGATTACTTGCGCGGACGTACGACGCTCAAACGTGTCTACCTGCTGATTGATGCCCGCCACGGTGTGAAGAAGAATGACGCCGAGGTGTTGGACCTGCTTGATCGGGCTGCTGTATCCTACCAGATCGTCTTGACCAAGATCGACAAGATCAAACCCGCCGGAGTACCGCGTTTGATCGAAGAGACAGCGCAGGCTATCAGAAAGCGCGCCGCAGCCTATCCGGAAATCCTGGCGACATCGTCTGAAAAAGGCGCCGGGCTGGATGAACTCCGGGCGGCAATTGCCCAGCTTCTCGAAGAACAACGTAAATAA
- the yidC gene encoding membrane protein insertase YidC translates to METNRNFFITIALSIVILTLWQVFYMNPKIEAQREQAQIEATRQGQTRVDGQASTPAGTATNGNATNNLPSSTPAAPDANVPGQSQDATQAGSLTRAAALGQTQRIRIDTPSLGGSISLTGARLDDLQLKHYHETVDDNSPNIELLSPAQMADGQFVEVGFTGNDLTGTVPGPTTVWTREGNNDLTASTPVTLSYTNEKGLVFKRTISVDENYMFTVKDAVTNTTSAPVSLASYGRVTRFSKPLHPSTYVLHEGPIAVVNDKLIEYKFAAIEEEREVAPDRSTTGGWVGITDKYWAAALVPAQATPFKIRFSYFDDGRPRYQSDYLSDPATVQPGQTASTDNLIFAGAKEVGRINAYMNDLHIPLFKNLIDWGWFYFITEPMFYLIDWLYKAIGNFGVAILAVTVILKAFFFPLANKSYASMARMKLVQPKMTEIREKYADDKVKQQQAMMELYKTEKINPIAGCWPVLIQIPVFFALYKVLYVTIEMRHAPFFGWIQDLAAPDPTSLFNLFGLIPWAVPAFLMIGVWPLIMGVTMFLQMRMNPTPPDPTQQMIFNWMPLIFTFMLATFPAGLVIYWAWNNTLSIIQQGIIMKRQGVKVELWDNLTALFRKKPKPAE, encoded by the coding sequence ATGGAAACCAACCGTAATTTCTTCATCACCATTGCCTTGTCCATTGTGATCCTGACGCTTTGGCAGGTGTTCTACATGAACCCCAAGATCGAAGCGCAGCGCGAACAGGCCCAGATCGAGGCCACGCGGCAAGGACAAACCCGTGTTGACGGACAGGCAAGCACGCCGGCAGGTACTGCCACCAACGGCAATGCAACAAACAATCTTCCGTCGTCGACCCCAGCTGCTCCTGATGCCAATGTTCCAGGCCAGTCGCAGGATGCTACCCAGGCAGGTAGTCTCACGCGTGCCGCTGCCCTTGGTCAGACACAGCGTATCAGGATCGATACACCCAGCCTGGGAGGCTCGATCAGTCTGACCGGTGCGAGGCTAGATGATCTGCAGCTGAAGCATTATCATGAGACCGTCGACGATAATTCGCCAAATATCGAATTGCTAAGCCCTGCGCAGATGGCCGATGGCCAGTTTGTGGAGGTCGGGTTCACGGGAAATGATCTAACCGGGACTGTGCCCGGTCCGACGACCGTCTGGACCCGCGAGGGCAACAACGATTTGACGGCGTCCACACCTGTTACGCTGTCCTATACCAATGAGAAGGGTCTGGTCTTCAAACGGACGATCAGTGTCGACGAGAACTACATGTTCACAGTCAAGGACGCTGTGACCAACACGACCTCAGCACCTGTTTCGCTGGCCTCTTACGGACGTGTGACGCGCTTCTCGAAGCCTCTGCATCCAAGCACCTACGTGCTGCACGAGGGCCCGATAGCCGTGGTCAACGACAAACTGATCGAATACAAGTTTGCAGCGATTGAAGAAGAGCGGGAAGTTGCGCCAGACCGGTCGACCACCGGCGGATGGGTTGGAATTACCGATAAATATTGGGCTGCTGCGCTCGTTCCAGCACAGGCAACGCCGTTCAAGATACGCTTTTCATACTTCGATGACGGACGTCCGCGCTATCAAAGCGACTATCTCTCTGATCCGGCGACAGTCCAGCCGGGCCAGACCGCATCGACCGACAACCTCATCTTCGCAGGGGCGAAAGAGGTCGGCAGGATCAATGCCTATATGAATGACCTGCATATTCCGCTCTTCAAGAACTTGATCGACTGGGGCTGGTTCTATTTCATCACCGAGCCGATGTTCTATCTTATCGACTGGCTCTACAAGGCTATCGGAAACTTCGGCGTCGCCATTCTGGCGGTGACTGTTATCCTGAAAGCCTTCTTCTTCCCGCTTGCCAACAAGTCTTATGCCTCGATGGCGAGGATGAAGCTGGTGCAGCCGAAGATGACGGAAATCCGTGAGAAATATGCGGATGACAAGGTCAAGCAGCAGCAAGCCATGATGGAATTATACAAAACGGAGAAGATCAATCCGATTGCCGGCTGTTGGCCTGTCCTGATTCAGATTCCGGTTTTCTTTGCGCTCTACAAGGTCCTCTACGTGACCATAGAAATGCGCCACGCGCCGTTCTTTGGCTGGATCCAGGATCTGGCTGCTCCCGACCCGACATCGTTGTTCAATCTCTTCGGCCTTATCCCGTGGGCGGTCCCTGCGTTCCTGATGATCGGCGTCTGGCCTTTGATCATGGGTGTCACCATGTTCCTGCAGATGCGCATGAACCCGACACCGCCGGATCCGACCCAGCAAATGATCTTTAATTGGATGCCGCTCATATTCACATTCATGTTGGCGACTTTCCCAGCAGGATTGGTAATTTACTGGGCGTGGAACAATACTCTGTCGATTATCCAGCAGGGCATCATAATGAAGCGTCAGGGGGTCAAGGTTGAATTGTGGGACAATCTCACCGCGCTTTTCCGCAAGAAACCGAAACCCGCCGAATAA